In the Leptolyngbya sp. SIO1E4 genome, one interval contains:
- the ureC gene encoding urease subunit alpha, giving the protein MSYRMDRRAYAETYGPTVGDRVRLADTELIIEVEQDFTTYGDEVKFGGGKVIRDGMGQSPISREEGAVDTVITNALILDWWGIVKADIGIKDGRIVKIGKAGNPYIQDNVDIIIGPSTEAIAGEGMILTAGGIDAHIHFICPQQIETAIASGVTTMIGGGTGPATGTNATTCTPGPWHIWRMYQAIDAFPLNFGFMGKGNSALQPGLREQVEAGAVGLKLHEDWGTTPAAIDTCLSVAEDYDVQVAIHTDTLNESGFVEDTIAAFKGRTIHTYHTEGAGGGHAPDIIKVCGESNVLPSSTNPTRPYTTNTLEEHLDMLMVCHHLSRSIPEDVAFAESRIRRETIAAEDILHDLGAFSMISSDSQAMGRVGEVIIRTWQTAHKMKVQRGALSEDSDRNDNYRAKRYVAKYTINAAITHGVSHIIGSVEEGKLADLCLWKPAMFGVKPEIVIKGGAIAWAQMGDANASIPTPQPVHMRPMFGSYGGAIAATNVSFMSKAAVDAGIAAQIGLQKPPEAVHTIRSLSKADMKLNNYQPHMEVNPETYEVRADGELLTCEPADVLPMAQRYFLF; this is encoded by the coding sequence ATGAGCTACCGCATGGATCGACGCGCCTATGCCGAAACCTATGGCCCTACCGTGGGCGATCGCGTGCGGCTGGCTGATACTGAACTCATCATTGAGGTGGAGCAAGACTTCACAACCTATGGTGATGAAGTGAAATTTGGCGGTGGTAAGGTGATCCGCGATGGCATGGGCCAGTCCCCCATTTCCCGCGAAGAAGGGGCGGTCGATACCGTCATCACCAACGCGCTGATTCTCGATTGGTGGGGTATTGTCAAAGCGGACATTGGTATCAAGGATGGCCGCATCGTCAAAATTGGGAAAGCGGGCAATCCCTACATTCAAGACAATGTAGACATCATCATTGGCCCCAGCACCGAAGCGATCGCGGGGGAGGGCATGATCCTCACCGCTGGGGGCATCGACGCCCACATTCACTTCATTTGCCCCCAGCAGATCGAAACGGCGATCGCCTCCGGTGTGACCACCATGATCGGTGGCGGCACCGGCCCCGCCACAGGCACCAACGCCACCACCTGTACCCCTGGCCCCTGGCACATCTGGCGGATGTATCAGGCGATCGACGCCTTTCCGCTCAACTTTGGCTTCATGGGTAAGGGCAATAGTGCGCTCCAGCCCGGACTGCGAGAGCAAGTAGAAGCAGGGGCTGTGGGCCTCAAGCTGCACGAAGACTGGGGGACAACTCCGGCAGCGATCGATACCTGCCTCAGTGTGGCGGAAGATTATGACGTGCAAGTCGCCATCCACACCGATACCCTGAACGAATCAGGCTTTGTCGAAGACACCATCGCCGCTTTCAAGGGCCGGACGATTCATACCTATCATACGGAAGGGGCGGGTGGTGGCCACGCCCCGGACATCATCAAAGTCTGTGGCGAGAGCAATGTGTTGCCCTCCTCGACCAACCCGACGCGCCCTTACACCACCAACACCCTCGAAGAACACCTCGATATGTTGATGGTGTGCCACCACCTCAGCCGCAGCATCCCCGAAGACGTGGCCTTTGCTGAGTCCCGCATTCGCCGCGAAACCATTGCCGCTGAAGATATTCTCCACGACCTGGGCGCATTTAGCATGATCTCGTCTGACTCTCAGGCTATGGGACGGGTGGGTGAGGTGATCATCCGCACCTGGCAAACCGCCCACAAAATGAAAGTGCAACGCGGTGCTCTTTCAGAAGACAGCGATCGCAATGACAATTACCGGGCCAAGCGCTATGTTGCCAAGTACACCATTAACGCTGCTATTACTCACGGCGTTTCCCATATCATCGGCTCCGTCGAAGAGGGTAAGCTCGCCGATCTATGTCTCTGGAAACCAGCCATGTTTGGGGTGAAGCCGGAAATTGTGATTAAGGGCGGCGCGATCGCCTGGGCGCAAATGGGGGACGCTAATGCAAGTATCCCGACACCGCAACCGGTCCATATGCGACCCATGTTTGGCAGCTACGGAGGAGCGATCGCTGCTACCAACGTCAGCTTTATGTCCAAAGCAGCGGTAGACGCGGGCATCGCGGCACAAATCGGTCTGCAAAAACCGCCCGAGGCCGTTCACACCATTCGCAGCCTCAGCAAAGCCGATATGAAACTCAACAACTACCAGCCCCACATGGAGGTAAACCCCGAGACCTATGAGGTCCGCGCTGATGGGGAATTGCTCACCTGCGAACCCGCCGATGTGCTGCCCATGGCCCAGCGCTATTTTCTGTTTTAG
- a CDS encoding VWA domain-containing protein has protein sequence MTQQEPRDPNPVLRWRYVLGRFAEAKLPCSMTGQQQRMEQALDFLYGQEYQGRGIRGQSGQSSGGQSMPGQSSEKHPGSLDPSQLTVPTWITEIRELFPKETVEIIEKHALDRYGLTELINNPETLETLEPNMDLLKAVLTFRTQMQGQAVLQAARRIVRAVVEDIRNRLENDIRRSLRGKLNRFRHSPLKVAQNLDWRGTLRRNLKHYDRDREQLVIQTVKFFSRVERRLPWHVILCIDQSGSMADSVIHSAVMGGILAGLPSLQVSFVVFDTSVVDLTDHADDPVELLMSVQLGGGTNIGQAIAYCQTRVHNPLRTVLVLISDFAEGASPRELLARCHQLHESGVTLLGLASLDDSQANAFYDVGMAEQLAANGMEIAALTPRRLAEWLAQKIA, from the coding sequence ATGACACAGCAGGAACCGAGAGACCCCAACCCCGTTTTACGGTGGCGCTATGTTTTAGGACGCTTTGCTGAGGCAAAACTGCCCTGCTCCATGACGGGGCAGCAGCAGCGGATGGAGCAGGCCCTCGATTTTTTGTATGGTCAGGAATATCAAGGGCGGGGCATTCGGGGGCAATCAGGGCAATCCTCCGGGGGGCAGTCAATGCCCGGCCAATCCTCTGAGAAGCACCCAGGCAGCCTCGACCCCAGTCAGCTCACGGTGCCAACGTGGATTACTGAAATTCGGGAGCTGTTTCCCAAAGAGACGGTTGAAATTATTGAGAAACATGCCCTGGATCGCTATGGTCTGACAGAGCTAATCAATAATCCAGAGACCCTGGAGACCCTGGAGCCGAATATGGATTTGCTGAAGGCGGTGCTGACCTTTCGCACCCAAATGCAGGGACAGGCCGTGCTTCAGGCAGCTCGGCGAATTGTGCGGGCAGTGGTGGAAGACATTCGTAATCGTCTGGAAAATGACATTCGCCGCAGTTTGCGAGGAAAGCTGAACCGGTTTCGCCACAGCCCCCTCAAGGTGGCCCAAAACCTGGACTGGCGGGGCACCCTCCGCCGTAATCTGAAGCATTACGATCGCGATCGCGAACAGCTTGTGATTCAAACCGTCAAGTTCTTCTCACGGGTAGAGCGGCGTCTGCCCTGGCACGTCATTCTCTGTATCGATCAAAGCGGCAGCATGGCTGACTCGGTGATCCACAGCGCCGTCATGGGGGGGATTCTGGCCGGGTTACCCTCGCTCCAGGTGAGTTTCGTCGTGTTTGACACCTCAGTGGTGGATCTCACGGATCATGCTGACGATCCGGTGGAGCTGTTGATGAGCGTCCAACTTGGGGGGGGCACCAACATTGGTCAGGCGATCGCTTACTGCCAGACCCGGGTGCATAACCCCCTCCGAACGGTACTGGTGCTGATTAGCGACTTTGCCGAAGGGGCATCTCCACGAGAGCTGCTGGCCCGCTGCCACCAACTGCACGAGTCGGGCGTCACCCTGCTGGGGCTGGCATCGCTGGACGATTCGCAAGCCAACGCCTTCTATGATGTCGGGATGGCAGAGCAGTTAGCTGCCAACGGCATGGAAATTGCGGCCCTAACGCCTCGGAGGTTAGCAGAATGGCTAGCGCAGAAAATCGCGTAG
- a CDS encoding DUF4132 domain-containing protein, producing the protein MMPDLKNPLSLSPAVLKPLKSWLSMFGELDIGFPDRLLRYLVDGEDEAVVEAVVSAVHYQQTQYMNGLNQQPFTHQSSLVRPILGLLQHVDTDDNPLRKIASSIAMSEISFLGRLVYLWGNFSEGAVYTYLSSGQSSRQVSIQTCLQPLKHCLLKFIESVTVPQRWGTQAATCPVTAEMIDALYVEAGEPAGTLCRMAYIIDPSDYRESQLALHIVHLDGFAEYTLKHISIVQEALQQPERGRRIHALQLLTKEKVPPGEFIDMLVNLAVSSAKTEREPAGVLLQQDPQAAIPLLQTKAELGSSSERQHAVKLLWEFAGDAMRPFLEARLEAEKAAKVRSTLEQLMTTVSEVTVEASSVALPPLPPVDFEAPLPKSALDLCEHIREEYRQYLLHENPSRDPQKLDCVVDSMLSALIARLQTGTYEDCTKRQHGFWNRSSLKEKARTLMTLADFQLIHAMRLVILLGCVISKECSRNPYHLVLNDDGHNLLLLYSRHHSETNDLRQLATVFEVLKLDPELIGNELLNNRQNRGFWRWDDDAIWPYFAERLHRLQDTLTLKIDADWWARYESRGLRANAFRVLKTFPQPPAHLIPMFWELAFHGPKDERIIARNGLNTLEDTQARLLTTLSDPNRDRRMVVAEWLGDRNDAAAIEPLKQALKKEKSEGAKDVMLRSLEKLGASVDDFLDRKHLLKDLQKFLKKGVPSTLAWFPFATLPIIHWRDTGEVVDPDILKGLILQCFKQKTPEPGPILRRYVDQWQADDREALGQFVLKSWIAQDTIPTYTPQEAEQRAQRLANQEFQYYQQLQQQHPNAIGAYYSVTYDQLYQRHYSQLISDCKGSATKEKGILAISSACCGAAAIAPINTYLKTWYGKRMAQCNALLQTLAWLENNSATQLLLSIANRFRTKSIQKEAAKLVSKLAERKGWSRDELSDRTIPTVGFDQGVEQALDYGSRQFTLLLDADMNLVLKNPDGKAIKSLPAARKTDDPDLAKAAKKQLSDAKKQLKQVLKMQRERLYEAMCTQRSWRFADWNLYLNQHPIVGRYCQQLVWAIYDGDTLVQTFRPLEDRTFTDAEDEAVTPAAEAVIRLVHSGTVSTDTATAWQTHLADYDVMPLLQQFRPHPYGLPVAQQQNTQLTSFEGHLIEAFQLRGLAAKRGYTRGQTQDAGWFYDYRKAFSSLGIEAVIEFSGNFLPEENRTVALTRLSFRQLPEEAEADYSYSYTELPLGDIPAVLLSETWNDLQAIAAQGSGYDSDWQKKVEY; encoded by the coding sequence ATGATGCCAGACCTCAAAAACCCCCTCAGTCTCTCTCCAGCAGTGCTGAAACCCTTGAAAAGCTGGCTTTCAATGTTTGGAGAGCTAGACATCGGATTTCCTGACAGACTCCTGCGCTATCTCGTGGATGGTGAAGATGAAGCAGTGGTGGAAGCGGTTGTGTCCGCGGTGCATTATCAGCAGACGCAGTACATGAACGGGTTGAATCAGCAGCCGTTCACGCATCAGTCCTCCCTAGTTCGGCCAATCTTAGGATTGCTCCAGCACGTTGATACTGACGACAATCCCCTGCGGAAAATTGCGTCTTCGATAGCCATGTCAGAGATTAGCTTCCTTGGTCGGCTGGTCTATCTATGGGGTAATTTCTCTGAAGGGGCTGTCTACACATATCTCTCTTCTGGGCAATCATCTAGACAGGTGTCGATACAGACATGTCTACAGCCTTTGAAGCATTGCCTGCTGAAGTTTATTGAGAGTGTGACAGTACCCCAGCGCTGGGGTACTCAAGCGGCAACCTGCCCTGTCACAGCAGAGATGATCGATGCCCTGTATGTTGAAGCAGGGGAACCTGCTGGAACCCTATGCCGCATGGCTTATATCATCGACCCCAGTGATTACAGGGAAAGCCAACTGGCGCTACATATCGTTCACCTGGATGGGTTTGCAGAGTACACCCTGAAACACATATCCATTGTGCAGGAAGCGCTTCAGCAGCCAGAGCGAGGGCGTCGTATCCATGCCCTGCAACTGTTGACGAAAGAGAAAGTGCCACCTGGTGAATTCATCGATATGCTGGTCAACCTTGCCGTGTCATCTGCCAAGACTGAACGGGAACCTGCAGGGGTCTTGCTGCAGCAAGACCCGCAAGCTGCAATCCCTCTCCTGCAAACGAAAGCTGAATTAGGCAGCTCCAGTGAGCGTCAACACGCTGTCAAGCTGCTGTGGGAGTTTGCTGGCGACGCCATGAGACCGTTTTTAGAGGCACGGTTAGAGGCTGAAAAAGCCGCGAAGGTGCGATCGACCCTTGAGCAGCTCATGACAACGGTGAGTGAAGTCACTGTGGAAGCATCCTCCGTCGCGCTGCCCCCCTTGCCCCCAGTCGATTTCGAGGCCCCGCTTCCTAAAAGCGCTTTGGACCTCTGCGAGCATATTAGAGAAGAATATCGACAGTACTTGTTGCACGAAAATCCGTCACGGGATCCTCAAAAACTTGATTGTGTTGTCGATTCAATGCTGTCAGCTCTCATTGCTCGCTTACAAACAGGCACCTACGAAGACTGCACAAAGCGCCAACATGGGTTTTGGAACCGTAGCTCATTAAAAGAAAAGGCTAGAACTCTGATGACGCTGGCAGATTTCCAGCTCATCCATGCCATGCGACTCGTCATTCTTTTAGGATGCGTGATCTCTAAAGAATGCTCTAGAAATCCTTACCACCTAGTCCTCAATGATGATGGCCATAACTTGTTGTTGCTTTATTCCAGACATCACTCTGAAACCAATGATTTACGCCAGTTAGCGACCGTCTTTGAGGTGCTGAAGCTAGATCCAGAGTTGATTGGGAATGAACTCCTCAACAACCGGCAGAATAGAGGCTTTTGGCGGTGGGACGATGACGCAATCTGGCCTTATTTTGCAGAGCGATTGCATCGGTTGCAAGATACGTTAACCCTCAAAATTGACGCAGACTGGTGGGCTCGATATGAAAGTCGTGGGCTGCGGGCCAATGCGTTTAGGGTGCTGAAGACGTTTCCACAACCGCCAGCCCATTTAATCCCGATGTTTTGGGAGTTAGCCTTCCATGGGCCAAAAGATGAGCGCATCATTGCCCGAAACGGTCTCAATACCCTGGAAGATACCCAAGCTCGACTCCTGACAACGTTGTCTGATCCGAATCGTGACAGGCGGATGGTGGTGGCTGAATGGCTCGGCGATCGCAACGATGCAGCGGCAATTGAGCCCCTTAAACAAGCACTGAAAAAAGAAAAGAGCGAGGGGGCTAAAGATGTCATGCTGCGATCGCTCGAAAAGCTGGGTGCTTCGGTAGATGACTTTTTAGACCGGAAACACCTTCTGAAAGACCTGCAAAAATTCCTCAAAAAAGGAGTGCCATCAACGCTGGCCTGGTTTCCCTTTGCCACCCTGCCCATTATCCACTGGCGTGATACGGGCGAGGTTGTCGATCCTGACATCCTCAAAGGGCTGATATTGCAATGCTTCAAGCAAAAGACCCCGGAACCCGGCCCCATTCTGAGACGCTACGTCGATCAATGGCAGGCGGATGATCGAGAAGCCCTGGGACAGTTTGTGCTAAAGAGCTGGATTGCTCAAGATACGATTCCGACATACACGCCTCAAGAAGCTGAGCAGCGGGCACAACGTTTGGCAAATCAGGAGTTTCAGTATTATCAGCAACTTCAACAGCAGCATCCAAACGCTATTGGCGCGTATTACTCCGTCACCTATGATCAGCTGTACCAGAGACATTACAGCCAGCTCATCAGCGACTGCAAAGGCAGTGCCACCAAAGAGAAGGGCATTCTAGCGATCTCGTCAGCCTGCTGTGGTGCGGCAGCGATCGCCCCCATCAACACCTACCTCAAAACCTGGTACGGCAAGCGCATGGCCCAGTGCAATGCCCTGTTACAAACCCTGGCCTGGCTTGAAAACAACAGCGCCACCCAACTTTTACTCTCGATTGCTAATCGCTTCCGCACGAAAAGTATTCAAAAAGAAGCCGCAAAGTTAGTGAGTAAACTGGCTGAACGCAAGGGTTGGAGTCGCGATGAGCTGAGCGATCGCACTATTCCCACCGTTGGGTTTGACCAGGGCGTTGAGCAAGCCCTGGACTATGGCAGTCGTCAGTTCACGCTGCTGCTGGATGCTGACATGAATTTGGTGCTCAAAAATCCAGACGGAAAGGCGATCAAATCCCTGCCTGCTGCCCGCAAAACCGACGACCCAGACCTGGCTAAAGCCGCTAAAAAACAACTCTCGGATGCAAAGAAGCAGCTGAAGCAAGTGCTCAAGATGCAGCGAGAGCGCCTGTACGAGGCTATGTGTACCCAGCGCTCCTGGCGATTTGCTGATTGGAACCTCTATCTCAACCAGCACCCCATTGTCGGGCGCTACTGTCAGCAGTTGGTGTGGGCCATCTACGACGGCGATACTCTGGTGCAAACCTTCCGCCCTCTGGAAGATCGCACCTTCACCGATGCCGAAGATGAAGCCGTCACCCCTGCTGCAGAGGCGGTTATTCGCTTAGTCCATAGCGGTACGGTTTCTACAGACACAGCGACGGCATGGCAAACTCACTTGGCTGACTATGATGTGATGCCCCTGTTGCAGCAGTTCCGCCCTCATCCCTATGGTTTGCCCGTGGCTCAGCAGCAAAACACTCAGTTGACAAGCTTTGAAGGGCATTTGATCGAGGCTTTCCAGCTCAGAGGGTTAGCCGCTAAGCGGGGCTATACTCGGGGGCAAACCCAGGATGCAGGCTGGTTTTACGACTATCGCAAAGCCTTCTCTAGCTTGGGCATAGAAGCCGTGATTGAATTTAGTGGCAACTTTCTGCCCGAAGAAAACCGAACTGTGGCCCTCACCCGTCTATCCTTTCGCCAACTCCCTGAGGAGGCCGAGGCTGATTACTCATATAGCTACACCGAACTGCCCCTGGGTGACATTCCCGCCGTACTGCTGAGTGAGACCTGGAATGACCTGCAGGCGATCGCGGCTCAAGGCAGCGGCTACGATTCTGACTGGCAGAAAAAAGTAGAGTACTAA
- a CDS encoding AAA family ATPase — MANTVRPPAEARYADELKALAANDPHPKPPGWKLSPRAVRTFILGSDGETLSYKQGRKTHKIEIAQKFYGDDALVDRCVVTLAGNRGLMLVGEPGTAKSMLSELFCAAISGDSTNTIQGTAGTTEDQIKYSWNYALLIAEGPSPKALVPSPLYVALKHGRLVRFEEITRCPPEIQDALVSVLSDKVLMVPELDGAERVLLAQKGFNVIATANIRDRGVNEMSSALKRRFNFETVAPIADKTLEQRLVMEQTQALLTESAVPVAIAPDVIDLLVTTFHDLRQGRTTEGTVVERPSTIMSTAEAVATGVSAGLDAHYLGDGVVTGEHIVRNLVGTVLKDNPDDAQKLTHYFNVVVKSRAQTDPGWQAYYKARKWLK; from the coding sequence ATGGCCAATACCGTTCGCCCCCCTGCCGAAGCCCGCTATGCCGATGAGTTAAAAGCCCTGGCTGCCAACGACCCCCACCCAAAACCCCCCGGCTGGAAGCTGTCTCCCCGAGCGGTACGCACCTTCATTCTGGGGTCCGATGGGGAGACCCTCAGCTACAAGCAGGGTCGCAAGACCCATAAAATTGAGATCGCGCAAAAATTTTACGGGGACGATGCCCTTGTTGATCGCTGTGTGGTGACGCTGGCAGGCAATCGGGGCCTGATGCTCGTGGGTGAACCTGGGACGGCTAAGTCCATGCTGTCGGAACTCTTTTGCGCCGCCATTTCTGGCGATTCGACCAACACGATTCAGGGCACCGCAGGCACCACCGAAGACCAAATCAAATACTCCTGGAACTATGCCCTGCTCATTGCTGAAGGCCCGAGCCCTAAGGCGTTGGTGCCTTCACCCCTCTATGTCGCCCTGAAACACGGTCGCCTCGTACGATTTGAAGAAATTACGCGCTGCCCGCCCGAAATTCAAGATGCCCTGGTCAGCGTGCTGTCAGATAAGGTGCTGATGGTGCCTGAGTTGGACGGTGCAGAGCGGGTGCTGCTGGCTCAAAAAGGATTCAACGTTATTGCGACGGCCAACATTCGCGATCGCGGCGTGAATGAAATGTCGAGTGCTCTGAAGCGGCGCTTCAACTTTGAAACCGTTGCGCCCATCGCCGATAAGACCCTCGAACAGCGCCTCGTGATGGAGCAGACCCAGGCCCTATTGACAGAATCGGCAGTGCCAGTGGCGATCGCCCCCGACGTGATTGACCTGTTAGTCACCACCTTTCACGATTTACGCCAAGGCCGCACCACGGAAGGAACCGTTGTAGAGCGTCCCTCAACCATTATGTCCACCGCAGAAGCGGTCGCGACGGGGGTTTCGGCAGGGTTAGATGCCCACTATTTAGGAGATGGCGTGGTCACCGGTGAGCACATCGTTCGCAACCTGGTCGGCACCGTCCTTAAAGACAACCCAGACGATGCTCAAAAGCTAACCCACTATTTCAATGTTGTGGTTAAAAGCCGTGCCCAAACAGACCCTGGCTGGCAGGCCTATTACAAAGCTCGCAAGTGGCTGAAATAG
- a CDS encoding M20/M25/M40 family metallo-hydrolase, with amino-acid sequence MNLVTKFTGYAILPVAAQAVLVTAASAASFTYGETAVQEIYYLSNNLAGRSIGTEKEQETVSYLSQRLGDFGFTPELQEFTFNYQDESYTSANIIAERQGISNKQIIVGAHYDTAPSSATLDRTNLEGTNDNASGVGVLLELAQRLAPETKHSVKFILFGAEEVGLVGAEHYVSTMSEKEIDNTLLMINLDSLIVGDYLYLNAGPRAAEKPSYGRFRDKALDIAADLGIEARTNPGLNPAYPAGTGCCSDLEEFDKVVPVLAGEATNWEIGALDGYTQTANPLVPGGATWHDPETDNLEFINAVFPGLIEERSRNYTQIFDTFISQVSSESVSVPEPAGIIGTAIAVGIGGLLAKRKSNA; translated from the coding sequence ATGAATTTAGTTACAAAGTTCACAGGGTATGCAATTTTACCCGTTGCTGCTCAAGCCGTACTGGTAACAGCTGCATCAGCTGCTAGCTTTACCTACGGTGAGACGGCAGTTCAAGAAATTTACTATCTTTCCAACAACCTAGCCGGTCGCAGCATTGGCACTGAAAAAGAACAAGAAACGGTCTCTTACCTCAGCCAACGACTCGGGGACTTTGGCTTTACCCCAGAGCTGCAAGAATTCACGTTCAACTATCAAGACGAATCATATACCTCTGCCAATATCATCGCTGAGCGGCAAGGGATATCTAACAAACAAATTATTGTGGGGGCTCACTATGATACGGCACCTAGTAGCGCTACCCTCGATCGCACAAACCTAGAGGGCACCAATGATAATGCCTCTGGCGTCGGCGTCTTGCTGGAATTAGCCCAACGGCTCGCCCCTGAAACCAAACACAGCGTCAAGTTCATTTTGTTTGGGGCTGAAGAGGTGGGGCTGGTCGGCGCAGAGCACTACGTTAGCACCATGTCGGAAAAGGAGATTGACAACACGCTCCTCATGATCAATCTGGATAGTCTGATCGTAGGCGATTATCTGTATTTGAATGCCGGGCCTAGAGCTGCAGAGAAGCCAAGCTACGGTCGCTTTAGAGATAAAGCCTTGGATATTGCAGCAGACTTGGGCATCGAGGCCAGAACGAATCCGGGGTTGAATCCGGCCTATCCTGCTGGAACAGGCTGCTGTAGCGACTTGGAAGAGTTTGATAAGGTCGTTCCTGTCCTGGCCGGAGAGGCCACCAACTGGGAAATTGGGGCCCTGGATGGCTATACTCAGACGGCAAATCCGCTGGTTCCAGGCGGGGCAACCTGGCATGATCCGGAAACCGATAATCTAGAGTTTATCAATGCGGTCTTCCCCGGCCTGATTGAAGAACGTAGCCGCAACTATACCCAAATCTTTGACACCTTTATTAGCCAGGTGAGTTCAGAGTCGGTCTCAGTCCCAGAACCTGCAGGGATCATTGGCACGGCGATCGCGGTTGGCATCGGCGGCTTACTCGCCAAACGTAAGTCGAACGCATAA